The Euphorbia lathyris chromosome 8, ddEupLath1.1, whole genome shotgun sequence genome has a window encoding:
- the LOC136202127 gene encoding uncharacterized protein At2g39795, mitochondrial, giving the protein MSRFLRTAQHILFPSSSASNLNSLIHVFRPYNHINHHLHSRKPISSLLIQSRPYSTTKSLSESNILRMIHHEIEYNVDYAPPLQPVTKFNSFLVEDRPGEQWMKMRRKFDGIEDIKIEATMFDGYMTVPRLGEDSSGEDLRLHISVLVDICKGDEGDTLEFACSAWPDRLEIQKVYFLRRGDTVGRPCTGPGFRALNPELQKRFGEFLEERGVNDQLSCFLHEYMMNKDRIELIQWFGKLKSFVER; this is encoded by the exons ATGTCTCGGTTTCTTCGAACGGCTCAACACATTCTTTTTCCTTCTTCGTCCGCCAGTAATCTGAATTCCCTGATTCATGTATTTAGACCTTACAATCACATCAATCATCATCTCCACTCTCGAAAACCCATTTCATCGCTCCTGATCCAATCCAGACCTTATTCAACTACCAAATCCCTCTCCGAATCTAACATTCTCAGAATGATCCACCACGAGATCGAGTACAACGTCGATTACGCTCCTCCTCTTCAG CCTGTGACGAAATTCAATTCGTTTCTTGTTGAAGATCGACCAGGAGAGCaatggatgaagatgaggaggaAGTTTGATGGCATTGAAGATATTAAAATTGAAGCTACGATGTTTGATGGATATATGACTGTTCCGAGATTGGGTGAAGATAGTTCTGGAGAAGATTTGCGCCTTCACATTAGTGTTCTTGTTGATATCTGTAAGGGAGATGAGGGTGATACGTTGGAGTTTGCTTGCTCCGCTTGGCCTGATCGTTTGGAAATTCAGAAAGTTTACTTTCTCCGGCGTGGTGATACGGTCGGTAGGCCGTGCACAGGGCCTGGTTTCAG GGCTTTGAATCCTGAGCTTCAGAAAAGATTTGGTGAGTTCTTGGAGGAAAGAGGGGTAAATGATCAACTCTCTTGTTTTTTGCATGAATATATGATGAACAAGGATAGAATTGAACTTATTCAATGGTTTGGAAAGCTTAAATCTTTTGTTGAAAGATAG